In Rhodamnia argentea isolate NSW1041297 chromosome 4, ASM2092103v1, whole genome shotgun sequence, the following proteins share a genomic window:
- the LOC115731950 gene encoding mechanosensitive ion channel protein 10-like, which translates to MEVSGSSSEKKEANEVVVVIPGAECQSRRSSPKPNTEPIELENPPSSSHVSNLTSPSAQQLTQLTAAPSKLPSVPTKRSTSQSSFAKLKSRIMEPAHPSTNAEEDDDREVCETAHLESRGMLGEKKFVLAQWVAFACIMGLLIASLTISKLRNKVIWELQLWRWCLLMLAIFCGRLVTDWLINILVFLIEKDYLLKPNVLYFLFALKDSTEVFAWLCLVLLAWVWLINPGVKRSRHTTKILNWVTRALASCLMGAALWLVKTFLIKLLAASFQCKRFFVPIQEYVFHHHVIRTLSGPRPLESADKSVRTRFSIRGMVRKLEEVNIEKLSKMKRDKVSAWMMKGLIQIVSFSELSTLTGSLDRIDDDKADKDITGEKEAKKAASAIFKNVASESEFIEEKHLLDFMKKENVERFIYLFPGEAESRKIKKSSLKIWLVNVYRERKSLIRALKDAKTAIEELNSLVSAVLLVVVIILWLLLTGLMTTQMLIFVLSQLVLFGFIFGDSAKNLFGAIVFVFVMHPFDVSDRCVVDGVEMEVVEMNILTTVFLTNDGEKLFYPNSALASKPISNLDRSSNMSESVEFMVDFSASIESLGALKDKIKTYLDGKPKIWNLGHRVVVKEIGDAGHLKMALCVSHTMNFQNAAERTERRSNLVLELKKILEELHLQKRVLPQ; encoded by the exons ATGGAAGTCAGTGGAAGTTCGtcagagaagaaagaagcaaatgaaGTTGTCGTCGTGATCCCAGGAGCTGAATGTCAAAGCAGACGTTCTTCACCAAAACCAAACACTGAGCCAATAGAGCTTGAAAATCCACCATCAAGTTCACATGTTTCCAATTTGACAAGCCCCTCTGCTCAACAGCTTACTCAGTTGACCGCGGCTCCAAGTAAGCTTCCAAGCGTCCCGACCAAAAGGTCCACCTCGCAGTCTTCATTTGCGAAGCTGAAGTCGAGAATCATGGAACCGGCTCATCCTAGCACAAATGCAGAGGAGGACGACGACCGGGAGGTGTGCGAGACTGCACATCTGGAGTCCCGAGGGATGTTGGGTGAAAAGAAGTTTGTTTTGGCTCAGTGGGTTGCGTTTGCTTGCATCATGGGGCTTCTTATAGCGAGTTTAACCATTAGTAAACTGCGAAACAAAGTTATTTGGGAATTGCAACTGTGGAGGTGGTGTTTGCTGATGTTGGCAATCTTTTGTGGTCGTCTGGTGACCGACTGGTTGATCAACATATTGGTTTTCTTGATTGAGAAGGATTATCTGCTCAAACCGAATGTCCTGTACTTCCTCTTTGCGTTGAAGGACAGTACCGAGGTGTTCGCCTGGTTATGTCTGGTCCTTTTAGCCTGGGTTTGGCTGATAAATCCTGGAGTGAAGCGATCTAGACACACGACCAAGATTCTGAACTGGGTCACGAGGGCGCTTGCTTCTTGTCTTATGGGAGCTGCCTTATGGCTGGTCAAAACATTCCTAATAAAACTGCTTGCTGCTTCTTTTCAATGCAAGAGATTCTTTGTCCCCATTCAAGAATACGTCTTCCATCACCACGTGATAAGAACCCTTTCCGGCCCGCGTCCCCTGGAAAGTGCCGACAAGTCAGTTAGGACGAGATTTAGCATCAGAGGCATGGTGAGGAAGCTAGAGGAGGTGAACATAGAGAAGCTAAGTAAGATGAAGCGGGATAAAGTCTCCGCTTGGATGATGAAGGGGTTGATTCAAATCGTTAGCTTCTCGGAGCTATCGACTCTTACCGGTTCCCTTGACAGAATTGACGATGATAAGGCAGATAAGGACATCACTGGTGAAAAGGAAGCCAAGAAAGCTGCTTCTGCGATATTCAAGAATGTAGCGTCAGAGAGCGA GTTTATCGAGGAAAAACACCTCTTGGACTTCATGAAGAAGGAAAACGTCGAAAGGTTCATCTATTTGTTTCCAGGAGAGGCAGAATCTCGGAAGATCAAGAAGTCGTCTTTGAAGATCTGGCTT GTGAATGTCTATCGTGAGCGGAAATCACTCATTCGCGCCTTAAAGGATGCGAAAACAGCCATCGAGGAGCTGAACAGCCTTGTCTCAGCGGTTTTGCTCGTCGTGGTCATCATTCTGTGGCTGCTTCTGACAGGATTAATGACGACGCAAATGCTCATCTTTGTTTTGTCACAGCTTGTGCTTTTTGGGTTCATTTTTGGGGACTCTGCCAAAAACTTGTTCGGAGCTATTGTGTTTGTGTTCGTGATGCATCCATTCGATGTGAGCGACCGCTGCGTCGTCGATGGGGTTGAG ATGGAGGTCGTGGAGATGAATATCCTGACTACCGTCTTCCTAACAAACGACGGCGAAAAGTTATTTTACCCGAATTCAGCTCTGGCCTCTAAACCCATCAGCAACCTCGACAGGAGCTCGAACATGAGCGAATCTGTGGAGTTCATGGTCGATTTCTCCGCTTCAATCGAGAGCCTTGGAGCtttgaaagataaaataaaaac GTACTTGGACGGAAAGCCGAAAATCTGGAATCTGGGTCACAGAGTTGTCGTTAAGGAGATTGGGGATGCTGGCCACTTGAAGATGGCTCTCTGCGTCTCCCACACGATGAATTTCCAAAACGCCGCGGAAAGGACCGAGCGGAGATCCAATCTAGTGCTGGAGCTGAAGAAAATCCTCGAAGAACTCCATCTCCAGAAGCGTGTGCTTCCGCAGTAA